A stretch of DNA from Sugiyamaella lignohabitans strain CBS 10342 chromosome B, complete sequence:
ATCCCATACGGTAAAAGATTTGTCTCAAATGATCCTGTCCAAGAGCTCCATCTGGTAAGCGGCCATTTGGTGGCACATTTTTCTCGTCGACATAATCAACGCGACCCGGCTTCCAGGGAATTTTGGGCCCATCCATAtattcaacagcaacagcaccagcaaagGTCCACAGATCTGCATAACTAATCCATGGAAATTGCTCCTTGATAGGCTCTAAAAAACGACGAGCATGCTCTAACCCATTATTGGCACTATCCTTGGCCTCAAGTGAGTATCTCATGGTGGCACCGTTTGAACCACCGGTGCCAGTGGCAGCGTCATAAGTGCCAGATGCATGCCATGCAAGACGTACAAGAATAGGTCCTATGGAGCCATCATCGTAGTCTTCTTGAGGTATAATCTTACGAATAGCCTCTGCTAATGCATTGTAATCACCGGGTTTCGACATTTTGAGAGACTTGACCGCTGTTAGCTTAATACGATGGACAATTTTGTCAATCACAGCTGGGAAAATAAGATATCGAGGGTTGTAGTAATTCGAGGAATGTGTTTTTAATTCTTTTGGTGTTGCACCACTCAAATTGCTGTTAAATTCGTGCGTGTGGAGAAGATTTCTGGATTGAGTGGGGGTCGAGATCGCAGCTGACCGACTTAAATCTGACAACGATGCCTCGCTTCTTATCAAATCTAGATCAACTGACGAGAGTGACGctataataaaattattaaCCGTTCGACTAACGACTTTTGCCTGCTCGTGACTTTTGTTACGAACACTTGAAATGTGAATAAGAAGAACGCTCGATTGAGACG
This window harbors:
- the CCP1 gene encoding Ccp1p (Mitochondrial cytochrome-c peroxidase; degrades reactive oxygen species in mitochondria, involved in the response to oxidative stress; GO_component: GO:0005758 - mitochondrial intermembrane space [Evidence IDA] [PMID 6290489]; GO_component: GO:0005759 - mitochondrial matrix [Evidence IEA]; GO_component: GO:0005739 - mitochondrion [Evidence IEA]; GO_component: GO:0005739 - mitochondrion [Evidence IDA] [PMID 11914276]; GO_component: GO:0005739 - mitochondrion [Evidence IDA] [PMID 14576278]; GO_component: GO:0005739 - mitochondrion [Evidence IDA] [PMID 16823961]; GO_function: GO:0004130 - cytochrome-c peroxidase activity [Evidence IEA]; GO_function: GO:0004130 - cytochrome-c peroxidase activity [Evidence IMP] [PMID 10589830]; GO_function: GO:0004130 - cytochrome-c peroxidase activity [Evidence IDA] [PMID 17580971]; GO_function: GO:0004130 - cytochrome-c peroxidase activity [Evidence IDA,IMP] [PMID 21334283]; GO_function: GO:0020037 - heme binding [Evidence IEA]; GO_function: GO:0046872 - metal ion binding [Evidence IEA]; GO_function: GO:0016491 - oxidoreductase activity [Evidence IEA]; GO_function: GO:0004601 - peroxidase activity [Evidence IEA,IEA]; GO_process: GO:0034599 - cellular response to oxidative stress [Evidence IMP] [PMID 10589830]; GO_process: GO:0042744 - hydrogen peroxide catabolic process [Evidence IEA]; GO_process: GO:0055114 - oxidation-reduction process [Evidence IEA,IEA]; GO_process: GO:0006979 - response to oxidative stress [Evidence IEA]); this encodes MHANGFSPVLNIPTPPSQSSVLLIHISSVRNKSHEQAKVVSRTVNNFIIASLSSVDLDLIRSEASLSDLSRSAAISTPTQSRNLLHTHEFNSNLSGATPKELKTHSSNYYNPRYLIFPAVIDKIVHRIKLTAVKSLKMSKPGDYNALAEAIRKIIPQEDYDDGSIGPILVRLAWHASGTYDAATGTGGSNGATMRYSLEAKDSANNGLEHARRFLEPIKEQFPWISYADLWTFAGAVAVEYMDGPKIPWKPGRVDYVDEKNVPPNGRLPDGALGQDHLRQIFYRMGFNDQEIVALCGAHNLGRTHADRSGFDGPWVPNPTKFGNTYYKLLLHEEWTLSKSPAGLPQYYDADKELMMLPADFSLILDPEFKKWVEIYAEDKDRFYADFAKAFGKLLELGVRRGPNGLAKVNELGKINVDPAKI